GACGGGGCGCAACTCACAAATGTTGCTTTTGCTTCCGCGATTAGCTGGTTTCCAATCGTACTAGCGATCGCCATCTTTCTGTTTGCTTTCTCCACGATGATTTCTTGGAGTTACTACGGCGAACGCAGTTGGGAATACTTGTTTGGCGATCGCACCACTTTAGTTTACAAGGCACTGTTTGTTTTCTTCGTGTTTGTCGGCGCTGTCGTCAACCTCGGTGCAGTCTTAGAATTCAGCGACATGATGATTTTGTCCATGGCTTTCCCTAACATCTTGGGCTGCTTCCTATTGTCAAACAAAGTTGCCGCCGATTTACAAGATTACATGCAGCGCCTCCAAACTGGAAAGATGCCCGTGTTTAAGTGAGCAGTTATTAGGGAGCAGGGAGCAGGGAGCAACTACCAACTACCAATTACCAATTACCAATTTAAAATCATGAGTTGGTTACAGAAAGACCGAGTTTTAGTTCCGATCGATTTTTCAGAAGAGTCTTTTGCGGCACTATCTCCAGCGCGAGAATTTGTGAAGGATGCAAGTCATTTATATGTTCTGCACGTTCTGTCTCACCTGCATCCAGCTGAACCTGGGGCGATGTGGAATACTTTAGACGATCGCTCGCGCCAGCAGCACGTAAAAGAGACTTTGAACAAACGATTTAAAGCTTCGGAGTTTGAAGGAGTTCATATTGGCGTTGCTGTTGGCGACCCCAGTTCGGAGATTCTCGACTATGCTAAGGAGATTAATGCCGATTTAATTGTGATTCCATCGCATGGCAAAACTGGCTTGAGTCGATTTTTTCTCGGTTCAGTAGCAGAACGAGTGATTCGCTATGCTCATTGTCCTGTGGTGGTGTTGAAAAAAAATTAGGTTAGCGGTTTATCAAAATCATCGCGATGTTAATCAATTAAGGCTAATACTTTGCTAAGAGATTAGCCTCAACTGCTTTATAGCGATTCTCGTTATGATGCGATACATTCGTAGGGGCGCACAGCTGTGCGCCCCTACAGATCTTGTATTTCATCGAATTGAAAAAGGCTATATTTTTCATTCAGCAACGCCTTACTTCAACTGCTCGATTAAGCGATCGCCAACCCGCAAAGCATTTGCAATGACAGTCAAGCCAGGACTAACACTGGCGTGAGAAGGGAAAAAACTGCTGTCTACGACATAGAGATTTTGCACTTCGTGGCTGCGACAGTTTAGATCCAATACCGATGTTGCCGGATCTTCCCCAAACCGACAAGTGCCGCACTGATGAGCTACAACTTGTACGGGCATATCGCTGCGCGGATGGGTCGTGCGGTTAAAGACATTGGGCTGAGACTGCTCGACGCTTTTTAATACATCAACCCAACGATATACTAGGCGATCGTGCGCTTCTACATTATTCGCCGTGTAATCAATTCGCAGTTTGTCTCCCACATAGCGAACGCGATTGTTGGGATCGGGCAAATCTTCTGTTTTCAACCACCAACCGATTGAATGAGTTGCCAACTGTCGCAAGCCGAAACTTGGCATCAGCCTAGATAATGCCGATAAAATTGGTGGTGCTTCGGCAAAAATGACATCTTGAAAAATGCCACCGGAGTTTTGTACGTGACCCATCGGATACGGAAAATCTTTATCTCCCCAATAAAAATCGTTTAGCCCTAGCGTGCGGGAAAACGACCCAGAATTAGCGGTAGAGGTTAACTGCACCACAACCGACAGCAGTTGTTTCATCAAATTTCGCCCCACCTGACCGGAGCCATTTGCAATTCCATCAGGGTGTTTTTCGTTGGCAGACCGCAGCAGCAATGCCGCCGAGTTCACAGCACCACAGGCAAGCACTACAATATTGCCTAAAAATAAATAGGACTGTTCGCCAATTTTTGCTTCAACTGCTTTAATCTGAGATCCTGATGGGTTGGTATGCAGACAAACAACCTGAGCAGAGGTTTTAAGCGTCACGTTTTCGCTGTTGAGGATGGGGCTAACTCCGGTGTCTTCAGCATCGGTTCTACCGCGATTGCCCAACCCTAGCGGCAAATGAACGGGATGCAACCCCTGCTGAGAAAGAGTGTCACCAATATGTTGCACCATCGGCTCATGAGCAACTTCCCCAAAAGGATAGGCTTGGCTATGGGGTGGCTCAGTGGGGTCATCTTCGATTTTACCGTGTACTTGATACAACTTCTCAGCTTCGGTGTAGTAAGGCTCAAAGTCCTGATATTTCAACGCCCATGCCGGAGAAACCCCACCCTGATGCTGTACTTGCTCAAAATCACGTTCGCGCATTCGCTGCAAAACGCCACTCCAGATTTTTGTATTGCCACCAACTGCATAATACGTTTGCGGATAAAACGGTTCTCCTGCGTTGTCGTACCAGGGTTCTGGCGCGTGAAATTGCTCTTTTTTAAAAACTTCTGTATCGACCAACTCCGAACTTTCACGATGGATCAGTTCTCCGCGATCGAGCAGCAAGATCTTTTTACCAGTTGATGCCAGCTTGCGCGCCAGCGTCCCGCCGCCTGCACCCGTACCAACAATAATTACGTCATAGTATTGGTCGTCAATTATCATAGGACTCTCCTACTGCCAAACATAAATTAGCGTGTACAACACGATCCAAATGACATCGACAAAGTGCCAGAATAAGGACGTTGCTTCAACACCAAAATAACCGTTATCGTAGTTACCCGGGATAAACGATCGCCCCAACATTAATGTTTGCAGCAGAATTCCGGTGAGAACGTGCAAGCCATGAAATCCAGTTAATAAAAAGAACGTACCACCGAACAAACCCGACTGGTAGCTAAATGGTAAACTGCGCCATTCCACAGCTTGCCCAAAGAGGAAATAGCTACCCATCGCCATAGTAGCTAACAGAAATAGGCGAAAGCCCCACAGTTTTTGATCGTGTAAATAACGCTCAGCCACGTAGATGACAAAGCTACTGGATACCAGCACGAGCGTATTAATGAATGGATCTCTGGTTTCCAAGCCAGTCACACCTGGTGGATACCAGTCTAGGGTAGTGGTTTTGTAGACAATGTAACCCGTAAAGAAGCTCAGGAAAATGACACTTTCCGACAGCAGAAACACGATAAAGCCAAACTTACTATTGCCTGCTGCGTCATGCTCCTGGTGCTGTCGAACGTTAGCTTCAGTATCTTGCGCGATCGCTCTTTCTGCTGTCATGATGTTTGCTGCTGCGTCAGAGATTCAGGAAATTGAGTCAAGCCTGGATTGGGAATGTTCCCTACCAAGGGTTGGTTCCTACCGTAGCCGTAGGGACCCGAAACCACAAGCGGTGTTTCTTCAAAGTTTTCCACGGTTGGTGGTGAAGAGGTAAGCCACTCTAAACCGTATGCCCGCCAGGGATTGTTGCCTACTTTCTCGCCCCGAATCCAAGAACTCACCATGTTGAGAATAAATGGTAGCGTAGACAGCCCCAACAGAAAACCGCCAATACTTGCTATAACATTCCAGTAGGCAAATTCCAGGTCGTAGGATGCAACACGGCGGGGCATTCCCATCAATCCAGCAGGGTGCATCGGTAGGAAGGTTAACGCCGTTCCCAGGTAGGTCAAGGCAAAGTGCAGTTTACCCAGCCCTTCATAATACATGCGTCCGGTCATTTTAGGAAACCAGTGATAGATTCCGGCATAAATGCCCATGACGATCGCGCCATACAGCACGTAATGGAAATGTCCGACCACAAAATAAGTGTTGTTGACGTGAATATCGATCGGCACAGAAGCCAGAAAAATTCCGGTAATTCCCGCAAATAACCAATTACTAATACCACCGAGCGCAAACAGCATCGGCGTGGTGAAGCGAATCTTCCCACCCCAAATCGTTGCCACCCAGCCAAAGACTTTAATGCCGGAAGGAATGGCAACCAGCATCGATGTCACCATGAAGAGTATCCGCATCCAACTAGGGGTGGCACTGGCAAACATGTGATGCACCCACACCAAACCACTGACAACCGTAATTAAGATCGATGATGCCGCAATCACCCGATAGCCGAATAAGGGCTTACGGGCATGAACGGGCAGAATTTCGGAAAACATCCCAAATGCTGGCAGAATCATCACATAGACTGCCGGATGGGAGTAAAACCAGAAAAAGTGTTGGTATAAGATGGGATTACCGCCCCGCTCTGGTGCAAAAAAACTGGTGCCGATCGTGAGATCGAGCAATAGCATGATTGCCCCTCCAGTTAGGGCAGGCAGTCCATACAGTTGAATTAACTGTGCTGCCAGCACCGACCAGACAAAGGCAGGTGTTCTAAACCAAGTCATTCCTGGCGCACGCATTTTGAAGATGGTAGTGACGAAATTCACCCCACCCATGATGGAAGATACCCCCGAAATTGCCACTGCCAAAATCCATAACACCTGTCCGTTCAGCAGATTGCCAGTCGGGTTTTGCAAACTCACAGGCGGATATGCCCACCATCCCGACTGCGATGGACCTCCTGGTACTAGGAAACTGGCTAGCATCAGAATGCCTACTACAGGAACCATCCAAAACGAAACCGCATTGAGCCGAGGAAATGCCATATCTCGCGCTCCAATCATCAGTGGCACGAGATAATTTCCCAATCCCACTAAAACGGGGAACGTCCACATAAACAGCATGATCGAGCCATGCATTGTGAACAGCGCGTTATAAACAGTGCGATCGACCAGATCGGCATCGGGGGTAATCAGTTCGCCCCGCATAATCATCGACAACGTGCCACCGATTAGGAAAAAGAAGAACGATGTGACGATGTATTGAATGCCAATGACTTTGTGATCGGTGCTGAAGGTGAAGAATCGCTTCCAGTTATCGGGTGCGCCTGGGTATGGCTGTCCGCGCACGGCTTCTGGAGCCTCGATCGAGATGTTTGTCATAAGTTATTAAGCAAGTTAAAAGTCAAAAGTCAAAAGTTAAAATTGCGAAACTCACGATCGCGAATTATGAATTACGAATTACAAATTATTTGGTTACATCAGGCAGGTGGACTATTCGGTTCGTGCTTAGGGGCATAATTTACTACAGGTGGCGATGCAGGTGGGATAGTGTCCCAACCGCGAACGGCTACCTTGTCTTTCGTTGTCCCAGAGCGATCGTTGGCTCGGCTGTACTCAAAAGCAGCCCGATTAAAGGCAGGTGTGGGCGACCCAGCGGCAGCATCGGCAAGCCATTGTTGATATTCGTTGAATGGCTGAACGACGACATCTGCTTGATTTGCGGCAAAGTAAGTCCCGCTAAACATCGAATCGCGCAGGCGATAGGTTCCAGTTTTCACAGGAGTCAGTTCAAAATCGATTTCGTGGTTAGGAACGACATCTTGCTTCAGGCGAAATGCCGGAATGTAAAAGCCGTGCAACACATCCTGCGATCGCAACGTAAATCGCACGCGGCGATCGACTGGTAAATGTAACTCAGTGCTGGTGATATCCTGTTTTGGATAATGGAAAATCCATGCCCATTGCTTAGCGGTCACGTCAATTTGCTCGATGGGAGCGGTTTCTACTGCATTCTGAATTTCCTGCTGAGGCTTGCTGTCAAAGGGTTCGGCGTAAGCAGGCTGCATCATCTGAGGCATATGCAAGTGTACCAGTTCCATCGGACCCCGCACCGCCATTTTTTCGTAAGTCCGATAGCTCACAAAGGAAAGTGTTAACACCAAAACTAATGGTACTGCCGTCCAAATAATTTCCAGCCAGGTGTTGCCTTCTATCGGGGGACCATCGCTCATGTCATACTTACTGGCTCGATGAAAAACCAACGAGTAAAGGAAAGGTCCAATTACACCTAAGTAAATGAATGTGCCTAACCCAGTAAAGAGACTGAATAGATCGTCTAGCAACTTTGCTTCTGCTGCTGCTTCTGGCGGAAACCAAGAATAGGATTGCTTCGCCATCCACAAGCTTGTCATAGCGACCAGGATGGCATAGACCGTCATTATTAGAATTGCACGAAGTTTCATCATGACAGCGATCGCACCATAGTTAGAACAGCGAACTGAGAGGAGAAGGCAGGGAGAAGAGAGCTTATGATGCTCTCGGGAGCTGAGGGAGCTGAAAGGACAAGGGGGACAAGGGAGACAAGGGAGACAAGGGAGAAAAATTATAGCTTCTGATTCCTGACTCCTGTTTTGACTTTTGCCTTTTGCCTTTTGCCTTCCCTAGAGTTGATTGGGATTTTCGCCTAAGTGCAGCATTTGATCCGCTGTGACGTGAATGCCAAATTCGGCACCCAGATGTGCGCCCAGCGTTCCCTGCACAAACATCAGAGCAAAAACAAATAAACCAGCAGCGAGATAACTCCACTGTACCTGTCTTGCCATGTCTTTGCGCCACTGATAGCGTTGAAAGCCTCGCCAAACGGTCATTCCCACGATTAAGGTCAAAATCATCACCCCCCCTACACCGTGTAGAATCATCGTTTCCAAGGCATGAAGCCCCCAGGCACTGGTGACATCCGCTAGCGGTACAGCCAAAGCAACTTCAAACACACCAGCCATAACCGTAAAAAAGGTCACGATCGCCGATGCTAAAAGGTTATACCAACCGACATCAAACAGCGCCGAGCGGGTAACGGGAATTGCTAGAAACTTAAAAACTGCTTTCTCGACGGGAAACAGTACCCCTACAATGTCAAAGGCGATCGCTACAATGAATAACCCTAGCGTTAGATGCACCAGATTGGGATGGATGGGAATTGGGTAGGGCAACCCATTAACTCCCAAGCTACCCCACTGTTCCAGTAAGTCTGGATTCATAATATACCTCCTCTGATTGCCTCTACGACAGGAATCGTATGCAAGCCATAGACCCACACGAGTAAGCTGCCCAGGTATGTCTGAATACAAACTAGCCCAACTAGCAGCACGCTCGCTGCGAGATAAGGAAGGGGTAGCTGCGGTCTTTCCTGCAACCGGATCACGTAGCGCCATGCGGTGACGACTGCTAGAATTCCTGAGAGCGACCAGCCCAAAATTGTATGAGCATTCAGCGTTGAAACAGATGCAGCGTAAGGTTCTGCCAGACCTGCCTCAATTTGTCCAAAAATAATTGCAATGAAGATCGAAACTGTTGCGAAGGTCAGATTCCACCAACTGACTTCATACAATTTGGAATTTTTGGTGAAATACCCCAGGAGATCGCAAAATACTGCAAACAGCACCATAGCGATCGCGAAATGCACCACGATTGGGTGAATGGTATCGGGATAAGGAAGGTTATGCTCGTTGAGAGGCGGAAGATACTTAAACACAGATTTTCAGAGTAATACAGTGACAGCGAGCAGTTATAGTGAAACGAAAGGATTGGGTTGCTAAAAATTATCGCAGACAGAATAACTACTGGTGTAGAAGCAGAGTAGGCAGTAACTCCAAAAATTTGAGCAATAATTTTGACTTACTTCTAAAGTATCTCCTTTTGCAACTCCAGACACTTATCCCCTTTCTAATTTAATTGTTTAGGTTTCTGTACGACAGTGAATATCTCAAATCTCAACGCCAGCCCAGCAGTATAATTTCACACTTGAGATAGTTGCCACTTGAACGTAGGTCAAAATAGTTTTCTAGAGAACATTATTTTGACCCACCCCTTTTTGCACCACAACCGCTATTCTGGTGGTCATTTAACTGTATATTTAATGTACAGAAATAGCTCGTAGTTTATAAATCGAACTCATACCCAATCGTATAGTTTTAATTGCGCCGCTCTAGTAAGCTATTTTTTAAGACTTCTATGAACTGCCAAAATCTAGGTAATTTTTGAGCAGCCTTTTGTCTTGGTAGCTTCGCACAAACTTCTTCTGGTGACCAGAAGTGGTCGTCAAAGTCGTAGTATCCCATGAGATCTCTTTCCTGACTTACTCGATTTCTACTATGTCAAGAGGATTGGAAGATAGTGAATAGCCTTCCCATCAGAATGCCTCGATTCGTAGTCTCTTGTCTTCATACAAGTGGAATAGTCAATGACAAAACTCATAAGCGCACTGCTTAAGTAAGATTAATTTACTACTATCAACAGGAGGAATTTTAGGATTGTTATTACCTATAGATAGTCTGATAAATAATTGAGCAGCAAGAAAGTTCAAGTTGGAAGAATTGCCAGCAATAGATTCTGTATTCAAATATTCCCGATCTCATGTATCTTTTATATCTTCGTTCTGGACGTGAAGTTAAGTATGGTCGCATAAAAGTAGAGACTATTTTGAAGTCAGCTGGCTAGAGTTCAACAACAAAGATTGACGACTCCCCATGCTTTCGCTTCACTTCGTTCCGCTAAAAGCAGGGGATTCTTAAACACCATTGCTGATATTTAAGCGACACTGGAGATGAGGGACAAATCTCACACCAGAGGGCATCGCCATAATGCCAACTACGGGGGAACCAAAGTTCCCCAGATACTTTGCTCGGATGTTGTACGAACCAACTCCGTCGCGGTCGAATTGAAAACCACATTTACAAGTGTACGTGCGCCCAGATGGTTTGTGCCGCTTGCCGCAAGCTGGACAGGTTTGGGAGCTGTAGGCTTCGTCTTGAAGTACAACTTTCATGCTAAGTTTTTCGGCTTTGTACTCCACCATCCATCGATACTTGCCAAAACTCCAAGAATGCAGTTTTTGATTAGTTTTTGCGCCATACTTAATCGAGCTTCTGATATCCCGTATATCGCCAATCACAACCGTTTGCACCCCTGCCTTAAATAGGGTGGAAACAAGGTGGCTAGACTGCTTGTGCAGAATATCGTTGATTTGATTATCCAATTGTCGAATTATTCTGTGTTTTGTGGCAACAAGCGATTTCCTCCTTTTGCTTCCTCTCTTGGTTTTTGAAATTTTCGCATCAATTCTAGCTATAGTTTTTGCTCTATACCTAACCTTAGAACGCATTAATCTACCACTGTATATTGTGGTATTTTCACCATCATATACGGTTGCAGTTCTAACTTCGCCTTGGTCGATAGCAGCTACTTTTTCTCCTGTTGGGCTGGCTATGGCAGTAGTGGGATAAGTAGCTCTTAGTTGATAGCCTTTGCCTTTTTTCCAGCCAATTTCTACTTGTTTTGGTTTGTTCCATTGCCAAGGTAT
This window of the Chroococcidiopsis thermalis PCC 7203 genome carries:
- a CDS encoding RNA-guided endonuclease InsQ/TnpB family protein, translating into MYQTKRLNLEKTEQLYVLARAAGELYSRTLATYWRIVRKKGIFLSQYGMEKLCISNQLHAHTSDAIVGNFYSSIKSANARKKAGSTEAKYPRRRKYFYKITWKSAAIKVKDGLLHLSNGKGNPALVIPWQWNKPKQVEIGWKKGKGYQLRATYPTTAIASPTGEKVAAIDQGEVRTATVYDGENTTIYSGRLMRSKVRYRAKTIARIDAKISKTKRGSKRRKSLVATKHRIIRQLDNQINDILHKQSSHLVSTLFKAGVQTVVIGDIRDIRSSIKYGAKTNQKLHSWSFGKYRWMVEYKAEKLSMKVVLQDEAYSSQTCPACGKRHKPSGRTYTCKCGFQFDRDGVGSYNIRAKYLGNFGSPVVGIMAMPSGVRFVPHLQCRLNISNGV
- the ctaD gene encoding cytochrome c oxidase subunit I; translated protein: MTNISIEAPEAVRGQPYPGAPDNWKRFFTFSTDHKVIGIQYIVTSFFFFLIGGTLSMIMRGELITPDADLVDRTVYNALFTMHGSIMLFMWTFPVLVGLGNYLVPLMIGARDMAFPRLNAVSFWMVPVVGILMLASFLVPGGPSQSGWWAYPPVSLQNPTGNLLNGQVLWILAVAISGVSSIMGGVNFVTTIFKMRAPGMTWFRTPAFVWSVLAAQLIQLYGLPALTGGAIMLLLDLTIGTSFFAPERGGNPILYQHFFWFYSHPAVYVMILPAFGMFSEILPVHARKPLFGYRVIAASSILITVVSGLVWVHHMFASATPSWMRILFMVTSMLVAIPSGIKVFGWVATIWGGKIRFTTPMLFALGGISNWLFAGITGIFLASVPIDIHVNNTYFVVGHFHYVLYGAIVMGIYAGIYHWFPKMTGRMYYEGLGKLHFALTYLGTALTFLPMHPAGLMGMPRRVASYDLEFAYWNVIASIGGFLLGLSTLPFILNMVSSWIRGEKVGNNPWRAYGLEWLTSSPPTVENFEETPLVVSGPYGYGRNQPLVGNIPNPGLTQFPESLTQQQTS
- a CDS encoding DUF2231 domain-containing protein — its product is MFKYLPPLNEHNLPYPDTIHPIVVHFAIAMVLFAVFCDLLGYFTKNSKLYEVSWWNLTFATVSIFIAIIFGQIEAGLAEPYAASVSTLNAHTILGWSLSGILAVVTAWRYVIRLQERPQLPLPYLAASVLLVGLVCIQTYLGSLLVWVYGLHTIPVVEAIRGGIL
- a CDS encoding GMC oxidoreductase — protein: MIIDDQYYDVIIVGTGAGGGTLARKLASTGKKILLLDRGELIHRESSELVDTEVFKKEQFHAPEPWYDNAGEPFYPQTYYAVGGNTKIWSGVLQRMRERDFEQVQHQGGVSPAWALKYQDFEPYYTEAEKLYQVHGKIEDDPTEPPHSQAYPFGEVAHEPMVQHIGDTLSQQGLHPVHLPLGLGNRGRTDAEDTGVSPILNSENVTLKTSAQVVCLHTNPSGSQIKAVEAKIGEQSYLFLGNIVVLACGAVNSAALLLRSANEKHPDGIANGSGQVGRNLMKQLLSVVVQLTSTANSGSFSRTLGLNDFYWGDKDFPYPMGHVQNSGGIFQDVIFAEAPPILSALSRLMPSFGLRQLATHSIGWWLKTEDLPDPNNRVRYVGDKLRIDYTANNVEAHDRLVYRWVDVLKSVEQSQPNVFNRTTHPRSDMPVQVVAHQCGTCRFGEDPATSVLDLNCRSHEVQNLYVVDSSFFPSHASVSPGLTVIANALRVGDRLIEQLK
- a CDS encoding universal stress protein, with the translated sequence MSWLQKDRVLVPIDFSEESFAALSPAREFVKDASHLYVLHVLSHLHPAEPGAMWNTLDDRSRQQHVKETLNKRFKASEFEGVHIGVAVGDPSSEILDYAKEINADLIVIPSHGKTGLSRFFLGSVAERVIRYAHCPVVVLKKN
- a CDS encoding DUF2231 domain-containing protein, coding for MNPDLLEQWGSLGVNGLPYPIPIHPNLVHLTLGLFIVAIAFDIVGVLFPVEKAVFKFLAIPVTRSALFDVGWYNLLASAIVTFFTVMAGVFEVALAVPLADVTSAWGLHALETMILHGVGGVMILTLIVGMTVWRGFQRYQWRKDMARQVQWSYLAAGLFVFALMFVQGTLGAHLGAEFGIHVTADQMLHLGENPNQL
- a CDS encoding cytochrome c oxidase subunit 3, with the translated sequence MTAERAIAQDTEANVRQHQEHDAAGNSKFGFIVFLLSESVIFLSFFTGYIVYKTTTLDWYPPGVTGLETRDPFINTLVLVSSSFVIYVAERYLHDQKLWGFRLFLLATMAMGSYFLFGQAVEWRSLPFSYQSGLFGGTFFLLTGFHGLHVLTGILLQTLMLGRSFIPGNYDNGYFGVEATSLFWHFVDVIWIVLYTLIYVWQ
- a CDS encoding cytochrome c oxidase subunit II, with translation MMKLRAILIMTVYAILVAMTSLWMAKQSYSWFPPEAAAEAKLLDDLFSLFTGLGTFIYLGVIGPFLYSLVFHRASKYDMSDGPPIEGNTWLEIIWTAVPLVLVLTLSFVSYRTYEKMAVRGPMELVHLHMPQMMQPAYAEPFDSKPQQEIQNAVETAPIEQIDVTAKQWAWIFHYPKQDITSTELHLPVDRRVRFTLRSQDVLHGFYIPAFRLKQDVVPNHEIDFELTPVKTGTYRLRDSMFSGTYFAANQADVVVQPFNEYQQWLADAAAGSPTPAFNRAAFEYSRANDRSGTTKDKVAVRGWDTIPPASPPVVNYAPKHEPNSPPA